Proteins encoded by one window of Anaerosalibacter sp. Marseille-P3206:
- a CDS encoding S-layer homology domain-containing protein gives MKKMRFKFLMFVMILTLLITCIPLYGFAEGDSLNKNIEKIKTLFKIGDEYEHFNNHQYDDHNGKNITNLYWSDQNNNINVEIDEEENIIGYWKSDFISDKDKRIYKFPKITKEQGEKIAKDFIKKLYPDILDKIKSDENDSIYHRNDLKAYHYSFVRTENDIFYNENNVNISVDTQTGEITSFNISWEKDLKFADKKDIISKDEAKKIYNDNIDLELLYSIKETDKDEKSHLAYRIIDTDKTVDANTKDILSTSYTSAYPIYGNMFYPAMENIPIEKENELISSKKIISRKEAGEKIIDTFKLGKGYEINGYKLMGIKDKDIYIWQVMVMKHIENQGSGSGSTINAKTGEIMNFSDPGFSMEHEKKAKYSKEELLKKANELIKNSNPEKYKEVEYIENENEDLIYRNNNISSFSFVRKANGIKVENDGFNITLSNYTGNVLSYNYNWSDLEFESPDNIIQKDKAKEILLKDRELVLEYQKETNKKETKDVKLVYDFKEKYSTVDAKKAEIIDNTKELMEKAKVKEYQDIKNSFAKNQIQKLQDYIILFEGEEFKPKQDITQEEFFQLLAQTKGIYYFYNNQDYMYKRLIDEGILKKEEKNTEGKITREEAIKYIIKAFGQEPLENLGDIYNLEYDDADKISTNLKGHIAIAKGLGLISGKGNFRPKDNLTREEAAILIYNILNRE, from the coding sequence ATGAAAAAAATGAGATTCAAATTTTTAATGTTTGTGATGATATTAACATTGTTAATCACGTGCATACCATTGTATGGATTTGCAGAAGGGGACAGTTTAAACAAGAATATCGAAAAAATAAAAACTCTATTTAAAATAGGGGATGAGTATGAACATTTTAATAATCATCAGTACGACGACCACAATGGTAAAAATATTACAAATCTATATTGGAGTGACCAAAACAATAATATTAATGTAGAAATTGATGAAGAGGAAAACATAATAGGTTATTGGAAAAGTGACTTTATTAGTGATAAAGATAAAAGAATTTATAAGTTCCCTAAAATAACCAAAGAACAAGGAGAAAAAATTGCTAAAGATTTTATAAAAAAATTATATCCTGATATATTAGATAAAATCAAATCAGATGAAAATGATAGTATATATCATAGAAATGATTTAAAAGCATATCATTATAGTTTTGTAAGGACAGAAAATGATATATTCTATAATGAAAACAATGTAAATATTAGTGTAGACACTCAAACTGGAGAAATAACTAGTTTTAATATAAGTTGGGAAAAAGATTTAAAATTTGCAGACAAAAAAGATATCATATCAAAAGATGAAGCAAAAAAAATATATAATGATAATATTGATTTAGAACTATTATATAGTATAAAAGAAACAGATAAAGACGAAAAATCACACTTAGCATATCGTATTATAGATACAGATAAGACAGTTGATGCTAATACAAAGGATATACTAAGCACTTCATATACATCTGCATATCCTATATATGGAAATATGTTTTATCCAGCTATGGAAAATATACCAATTGAAAAAGAAAACGAATTAATAAGCTCTAAAAAAATAATAAGCAGGAAAGAAGCAGGCGAAAAAATAATAGATACATTTAAACTAGGAAAAGGATATGAAATTAATGGTTATAAATTAATGGGCATTAAAGATAAAGATATTTATATATGGCAAGTAATGGTTATGAAGCATATAGAAAACCAAGGAAGTGGTTCTGGTTCAACAATAAATGCCAAAACAGGGGAGATTATGAATTTTTCTGATCCTGGGTTTTCGATGGAACATGAAAAAAAAGCAAAATACAGTAAAGAAGAGTTACTTAAAAAAGCAAATGAATTAATAAAAAATAGTAATCCCGAAAAGTATAAAGAAGTAGAATATATAGAGAATGAAAATGAAGATTTAATTTATAGGAACAATAATATATCAAGTTTTTCATTCGTAAGAAAAGCAAATGGTATAAAAGTTGAAAATGATGGTTTCAATATAACTTTAAGTAACTATACAGGCAATGTACTATCATATAATTATAACTGGAGTGATTTAGAGTTTGAATCTCCAGATAATATAATACAAAAGGATAAAGCTAAAGAAATATTATTAAAAGATAGAGAATTAGTTTTAGAATATCAAAAAGAAACAAATAAAAAAGAAACAAAAGATGTTAAGTTAGTATATGATTTTAAAGAGAAATATTCAACCGTAGATGCTAAAAAGGCTGAAATAATAGACAATACAAAAGAATTAATGGAAAAAGCAAAGGTAAAAGAATATCAAGATATAAAAAATAGTTTTGCTAAAAATCAAATACAAAAATTACAAGATTACATTATTTTATTCGAGGGAGAAGAGTTCAAACCTAAACAAGATATAACTCAAGAAGAGTTTTTCCAATTACTTGCCCAAACCAAAGGTATATATTATTTTTATAACAATCAAGATTATATGTATAAAAGACTTATTGATGAAGGAATACTAAAAAAAGAAGAAAAAAATACAGAAGGAAAAATTACTAGAGAAGAAGCTATAAAATATATAATTAAAGCTTTTGGGCAGGAACCATTAGAAAATTTAGGAGATATATATAATTTAGAGTATGATGATGCAGATAAAATATCAACTAATTTAAAAGGACATATAGCAATTGCTAAAGGACTAGGACTTATAAGTGGAAAAGGAAACTTTAGACCAAAAGATAATTTAACAAGAGAAGAAGCGGCTATTCTAATATATAATATCTTAAATAGGGAATAA